A window from Flavobacterium lindanitolerans encodes these proteins:
- a CDS encoding tetratricopeptide repeat protein has protein sequence MMKKVIFLLIPMGIFAQNKPFDAVKTQERITQYIFSKPDSARIYLDIMLKNNHLLHDTVVAKNYNNFGVYYSLTAKHDSAKIFFNKAVSKYAKYPKNKAGSFINLSIAHRNTGDYKTSLEYLDDALKIYESLDNERGKAIVYGEMASNYAYMIDNKSATRYLLKGIEILSKSDDKTDRKNLVVQKQKLANIYFKLENFKFAIDLYEECLPAMKEVRDLKNYYLTLINYGDCLTYVKDNTKAKKALMEAAKGLEDFHNAEFISLAYSKLGKIALHEKKYDLSGFYYKKAFDGIKNTDSFRFMLIGAEYIQLLNQIGDFEKALGIIKLVENSPNRKTFNAEDQMFFYEVSAVTFKNTNIKDKGIEALEKAIIIKDSLAKAHKESTTEELQAKFQTQTQQEKNLFLKQKNELLSQKVSAQRRNYILIGSGIVVICALGFAVSRAYWLKHKLEKAKLREAEIEKMNLLERNAYKKRITEDQQQIIQLREQELTSITLQLANLQDQISSIIENESSGTDSKSNSVKSSLQQIIKQKDYWKEFSIKFGQIHPNFNDKLQERFPILTKNDINFCSLLKLNLSNKEIATLLQISHESVITKKYRIKKKINIQDDNEFQKIISEI, from the coding sequence ATGATGAAAAAAGTAATTTTTCTTCTCATCCCCATGGGAATTTTTGCACAAAACAAACCCTTTGACGCTGTCAAGACACAAGAACGGATTACACAGTATATCTTTTCAAAACCCGACAGTGCCAGAATCTATCTTGATATAATGCTAAAAAACAACCATCTGCTTCATGACACGGTTGTTGCTAAAAACTACAATAATTTTGGTGTGTATTACAGCCTGACTGCCAAACATGATTCGGCTAAAATCTTTTTTAATAAAGCTGTATCAAAATACGCCAAATACCCGAAAAACAAAGCCGGAAGTTTCATTAATCTTTCCATTGCCCATAGAAACACCGGCGATTATAAAACTTCATTGGAGTATCTGGACGATGCCCTGAAAATTTATGAATCTTTAGATAATGAAAGAGGAAAAGCAATCGTATATGGCGAAATGGCTTCCAATTATGCCTATATGATTGACAATAAAAGTGCGACACGTTATTTATTAAAAGGTATTGAAATTTTAAGCAAGTCCGATGATAAAACAGACAGAAAAAATCTGGTCGTGCAAAAGCAGAAGTTAGCCAATATTTACTTTAAATTAGAGAACTTCAAGTTTGCTATTGACTTATATGAAGAGTGCCTTCCGGCCATGAAAGAAGTCAGGGATTTAAAAAACTACTATCTGACACTTATCAATTATGGTGATTGTCTGACTTATGTCAAAGACAATACCAAAGCAAAAAAAGCACTTATGGAGGCTGCCAAAGGTCTTGAAGATTTTCACAATGCAGAATTTATCAGCCTTGCCTACAGCAAACTAGGAAAGATAGCACTGCACGAAAAAAAATACGACCTCTCCGGCTTTTACTATAAAAAAGCCTTTGATGGAATAAAAAATACAGACTCTTTCCGGTTTATGCTTATTGGAGCAGAATACATACAGCTTCTGAATCAGATTGGTGATTTTGAAAAAGCGTTGGGCATTATCAAACTGGTTGAAAATTCCCCTAACCGAAAAACCTTCAATGCAGAAGACCAGATGTTCTTTTATGAGGTATCTGCTGTTACTTTTAAGAATACAAATATCAAGGACAAAGGAATTGAGGCTCTTGAAAAAGCTATTATTATTAAAGACTCTCTGGCCAAAGCCCACAAAGAATCTACTACAGAAGAACTTCAGGCCAAATTCCAAACACAAACCCAACAGGAAAAAAATCTTTTCCTAAAACAAAAAAATGAACTATTGAGCCAAAAGGTAAGTGCTCAAAGGCGAAATTACATACTTATTGGTTCCGGAATAGTCGTAATTTGTGCTTTGGGATTCGCTGTCTCAAGAGCATACTGGCTTAAACACAAACTAGAAAAAGCCAAACTAAGAGAAGCAGAAATTGAAAAAATGAATCTGCTTGAAAGAAATGCTTATAAAAAAAGAATAACTGAAGATCAGCAACAAATTATACAACTAAGAGAACAAGAATTAACTTCAATAACCTTGCAGCTTGCCAATTTGCAGGACCAGATTTCTTCGATTATTGAAAATGAATCTTCTGGTACCGATTCCAAATCAAACTCTGTCAAATCATCATTGCAACAGATTATCAAGCAAAAAGATTACTGGAAAGAGTTTTCGATTAAGTTTGGACAGATACACCCGAACTTCAACGATAAATTACAGGAACGGTTTCCTATACTAACCAAAAACGATATCAATTTCTGTTCGCTATTAAAACTAAATCTTTCAAATAAGGAAATAGCCACTTTACTTCAGATTTCACACGAAAGTGTAATTACGAAAAAGTATCGCATCAAGAAAAAAATAAACATTCAGGACGATAATGAGTTTCAGAAAATAATTTCAGAAATTTAA
- a CDS encoding lectin-like domain-containing protein — MGNKNYFQKLSQAILLIVPVLMLLIPSFTEAQTRVINNNKLRVGNGSENSINNSGNMQQPFYYNSIAAQWRKLTYSNYALDNAYAVGGDGTNEWNTTGTIVQNPALTNQTIDYSGFTFTTAPNGYGKVVSKGNINVGGSLLEVENTFTLLQNAGYIEVKVKVKNVSAAPISNVRIWVGTRDDFVGLTDSNIKQKGNLVNGAFVLNTLASQPSAALKIYNNDEAILFYSNSPRGNTIVNSCCDWNNVINQNPATSVVNSGTTDGSYGFYVRFNNLAVNASDDFTWYYAAGTIADIDDIIEDVAQASGAVNNITYTSAVFNSTSQNAVNGYYIVVPQGSPAPTEAQIQAGTTYGSVTPVAHGSSAMPANVEVPFPISGLTPNTTYELYFVTRDAVPAYSTIYHTSFTTLAYTVPNVTATTTASAITANSASSGGTVGSDGGQAVTERGICWSTTANPTIANSRTTDGSGLGTFTSAMAGLNAGTTYYVRAYATNSVGTGYGPQVTFTTVANNNPTISTVANQSVCANAATTALAFTVADVETPAASLTVTRSSSNTTLVPNANIVVAGTGANRTVTVTPAANQHGTATITLTVTDQLGATATTTFTVTVNQFPVISYASATYNLYQSQTITPITAINTGGASTNWSITPALPAGLTFNTANGTITGTPTGSQSTASYTVTANNNGCTATTSFSIYITPCNTFNASDVITNGNALLTGNEVRLTESQGNLYGTVWGKARLDLNENFKISTQLYFGASDSGADGLAFVLQPLSSNQGVSGGGLGYQGISPSLAVEFDTYYNPGADPISNDHIAIVKNGLAASISAHSEFAPYYNAGQIEDGNWHDAVFEWIASSKTLKVTYEGTVIFNTVIDIPNAVLGNQYAYWGFTAATGGSVNEHRVRFNGYCLTSIVSTPPTISAVANQGYCYNTAGSVNVTVADSESPVANISLQATGSTNTALLPLANITVTGTGATRTVNFTPVSGQFGTSTVTLRATDGDGTTSTRTFTVTFDDTVNPTAVAQNLTVYLGTNGQATTTAAAINNGSSDNCGIASITASPLTFNGTNLGANTVTLTVTDVKGNVGTATSTVTVIDNIAPTVITQNTTVSIAANGQVSITPAQVNNGSFDNVGITSLTVSPNTFNCSNLGPNTVTLTAVDASGNTSSSTAVVTVQDTTNPTIITRNITVNVNAAGIYNLVPSEVDNGSYDNCGISNLGITRALFTCADVGQSFTITLFGNDPSGNLGAATAVVTVADVMAPNVITQNITVQLNESGQATITPAQINNGSTDNCGIASYALSKTTFNCSETGANTVTLSVTDIHGNVGTATAVVTVQDTTNPTILTQNITVQLDANGQTTIVPAQINNGSFDNCAITALALDITSFDCTDIGANTVTLTGTDASGNSASNTAIVTVQDLIAPIVLTQNITVQLDANGQATIIPAQINNASTDNCAIATYALDVTSFDCTNVGANTVTLTVTDVNGNSASNTAVVTVEDVIAPTVLTQNITVQLDANGQATITPAQINNASTDNCTIATYTLDITAFDCTNVGANTVTLTVTDVNGNSASNTAVVTVEDNIAPIVLTQNITVQLDANGQATITPAQINSASTDNCTIATYVLDITAFDCTNVGANTVTLTVTDVNGNSASNTAVVTVEDNIAPIVLTQNITVQLDANGQATITPAQINNASTDNCAIATYVLDITAFDCTNVGTNTVTLTVTDVNGNVATNTAVVTVEDVLAPIVLTQNITVELDANGQATITPAQINNASTDNCAIATYTLDITSFNCANVGPNTVVLTVTDIHGNSASNTAVVTVEDNINPTVLTQNITVQLDANGQATITPAQINNGSFDNCTIATYVLDTTTFDCTNVGTNTVTLTVTDVNGNSASNTAVVTVEDNILPTMIAQNVTVHLNINGEYTLTTADVDNGSFDNCAIETMGISRTFFNCSDIGTTNTITLFGVDVNGNYASTTAIITVADMMAPTVRTQNITVELDANGQATITPAQINNGSTDNCGIATYALDITSFNCTNVGANTVTLTVTDNYGNAASNTATVTVIDTVNPIVNTQNIIVQLDANGQATIMPAQINNASTDNCGIATYTLDITDFNCTNTGANTVTLTVTDVNGNSASNTAIVTVEDVIAPTVLTQNISVQLEANGQVTITPAQINNGSTDNCTIATYTLDITEFNCTNIGANTVTLTATDASGNASSATAVVTVEDTIAPTVITQNITVQLDANGQASITAAQIDNGSADSCGIATYVLDITDFTCANVGANTVTLTVTDVNGNTASNTAVVTVADSVAPTVITQNITVQLDINGQATITPAQINNGSTDNCGISGYTLDKTNFSCSNVGNNTVILSVTDVNGNVATQTATVTVQDAMAPFAITQDVTISLDADGMAYITVADINNGSSDNCGIASITLSQTAFNCGETGTNFVTMTVTDIHGNVSSAEAAVTVINTFGDNDGDGIPDNCDSDDDNDGIEDSVDNCPFTYNPDQTDTDNDGIGDACDDDYDNDGVPNDIDNCPYTYNPGQEDIDKDGIGDVCDLTEINISQAFTPNNDGINDTWQIINITNYPNSVVKVFNRWGSEVFSAKGYKNDWNGHYKGSSNPLPESSYYYQIDLGNGTPVYEGWIYLTR; from the coding sequence ATGGGAAATAAAAATTACTTTCAAAAATTATCCCAGGCAATTTTATTGATTGTTCCTGTACTCATGTTACTGATACCTTCTTTTACAGAAGCTCAGACGAGAGTCATCAATAACAACAAATTGCGTGTTGGTAATGGGTCAGAAAATTCCATTAACAATTCGGGAAATATGCAGCAGCCTTTTTATTACAATTCAATTGCTGCGCAATGGAGAAAATTAACCTACAGCAATTATGCTCTTGATAATGCCTATGCTGTTGGAGGAGATGGAACCAATGAATGGAACACAACCGGAACAATCGTTCAAAACCCTGCATTGACTAATCAAACTATAGATTATTCGGGTTTCACCTTTACTACCGCTCCAAACGGATATGGCAAGGTGGTTTCAAAAGGAAACATCAATGTTGGCGGTTCGCTTCTTGAAGTCGAAAACACCTTTACTCTTTTACAAAATGCCGGTTATATCGAGGTAAAAGTAAAAGTTAAGAATGTCAGCGCTGCACCTATCAGCAATGTCAGAATTTGGGTAGGAACCCGGGATGACTTTGTCGGTTTGACAGACAGTAACATCAAACAAAAAGGAAATCTTGTAAACGGCGCCTTTGTATTAAACACTCTGGCTTCGCAACCTTCTGCCGCATTAAAAATTTATAATAATGATGAGGCTATTCTTTTTTATTCCAATTCTCCAAGAGGTAATACAATAGTAAATTCTTGTTGTGACTGGAACAATGTCATTAACCAAAACCCGGCAACTTCTGTAGTAAACTCCGGAACTACGGATGGTTCGTATGGTTTTTATGTACGTTTCAACAACCTGGCTGTAAATGCCAGCGATGATTTTACATGGTATTATGCTGCGGGAACAATTGCAGATATTGACGATATTATTGAAGATGTAGCTCAGGCAAGTGGTGCTGTGAACAATATCACTTACACATCGGCTGTTTTTAATTCTACTTCACAAAATGCTGTAAACGGTTATTATATTGTCGTTCCTCAAGGTTCACCAGCACCAACCGAAGCTCAAATCCAGGCAGGTACCACTTATGGTTCTGTTACGCCTGTGGCACATGGCTCATCTGCTATGCCTGCCAATGTTGAAGTGCCTTTCCCTATTTCGGGACTGACGCCAAATACAACTTATGAATTGTATTTTGTAACGCGCGACGCAGTTCCTGCTTATTCAACGATTTACCACACCTCATTCACGACATTAGCTTATACTGTTCCGAATGTCACTGCCACGACAACTGCCAGTGCCATTACGGCAAACTCGGCTTCTTCCGGAGGAACTGTAGGTTCAGATGGCGGTCAGGCCGTTACTGAAAGAGGTATTTGCTGGAGTACGACTGCAAATCCAACTATTGCCAACAGCAGAACTACAGACGGTTCTGGTTTGGGCACATTCACGAGTGCGATGGCAGGATTGAATGCAGGTACTACTTACTATGTCAGGGCTTATGCTACTAACTCTGTAGGTACAGGTTATGGACCACAGGTTACATTCACTACTGTGGCTAATAATAACCCTACCATTTCAACTGTTGCCAATCAGTCTGTTTGTGCTAATGCAGCAACTACTGCACTTGCCTTTACGGTGGCTGATGTGGAAACTCCGGCAGCAAGTTTAACCGTTACAAGAAGCTCTTCGAACACTACTTTAGTTCCAAATGCAAACATAGTAGTGGCGGGTACAGGTGCTAACAGAACAGTTACTGTTACTCCGGCAGCCAACCAGCACGGAACAGCTACGATAACACTTACAGTTACAGACCAATTGGGTGCTACTGCTACTACAACTTTCACAGTAACCGTTAACCAGTTCCCTGTAATATCGTATGCATCGGCTACCTATAATTTATACCAAAGCCAGACTATTACACCTATTACGGCTATTAACACTGGCGGAGCAAGTACAAACTGGAGCATTACTCCGGCACTACCCGCAGGATTGACATTTAACACTGCCAATGGAACCATTACCGGAACTCCAACCGGTTCACAGTCTACGGCAAGCTACACAGTTACAGCAAACAACAATGGCTGTACGGCAACAACAAGCTTCTCAATTTACATTACTCCTTGCAATACCTTTAACGCATCAGACGTTATTACAAACGGAAACGCGTTATTGACCGGAAATGAAGTACGCCTTACAGAAAGTCAAGGCAACCTGTACGGTACAGTTTGGGGTAAAGCGAGACTTGACCTGAATGAAAACTTCAAAATAAGTACCCAGCTTTATTTTGGTGCATCCGATTCAGGTGCCGATGGATTGGCTTTCGTTCTACAGCCTTTATCTTCCAACCAGGGAGTTTCAGGAGGCGGACTTGGCTATCAAGGAATTAGTCCTTCTCTTGCAGTAGAATTTGACACCTATTATAATCCGGGTGCGGATCCTATTTCGAATGACCATATTGCTATCGTAAAAAATGGATTGGCAGCAAGTATTTCTGCACATTCAGAATTTGCTCCTTATTACAATGCTGGTCAAATTGAAGATGGCAACTGGCACGATGCCGTTTTTGAATGGATTGCTTCTTCAAAAACGCTTAAGGTGACTTATGAAGGTACAGTAATCTTCAATACCGTAATCGATATTCCAAATGCGGTTTTAGGAAACCAATATGCATATTGGGGCTTTACGGCTGCCACAGGTGGTTCAGTAAACGAACACAGAGTACGTTTTAACGGATATTGCTTAACCTCAATTGTAAGTACACCTCCTACTATTTCAGCTGTAGCTAACCAGGGCTATTGCTACAATACTGCAGGTTCTGTGAATGTTACTGTAGCAGATAGCGAATCTCCTGTAGCAAACATTTCGCTTCAGGCAACAGGTTCTACCAACACGGCGTTGCTTCCTTTAGCTAACATCACAGTTACAGGTACGGGAGCAACCAGAACGGTAAACTTCACTCCGGTTTCTGGACAATTCGGAACTTCAACCGTAACTTTAAGAGCAACAGACGGTGACGGTACAACATCAACACGAACATTCACCGTTACTTTTGACGATACAGTGAATCCAACTGCTGTTGCACAAAATCTTACTGTTTATCTAGGAACAAACGGTCAGGCTACTACTACCGCTGCCGCTATCAACAACGGTTCGTCTGATAATTGTGGTATTGCAAGTATTACTGCTTCTCCATTAACTTTCAATGGTACTAATCTTGGTGCAAACACCGTAACTCTTACAGTTACAGACGTGAAAGGGAATGTTGGCACGGCAACTTCAACTGTTACAGTTATTGATAATATTGCTCCAACAGTAATTACTCAAAACACTACTGTATCTATTGCTGCTAACGGACAAGTATCGATAACTCCGGCGCAAGTGAATAATGGTTCTTTCGATAACGTTGGAATCACCTCCTTAACCGTAAGCCCGAATACATTCAATTGTTCGAATTTAGGGCCAAATACTGTAACATTAACGGCTGTAGATGCCAGCGGAAATACTTCTTCTTCAACTGCAGTGGTAACGGTTCAGGATACTACTAACCCAACAATCATTACCAGAAACATCACTGTAAATGTGAATGCGGCCGGAATTTACAATCTGGTTCCTTCAGAAGTTGACAATGGTTCTTATGATAATTGTGGTATTTCCAATCTTGGAATCACCAGGGCTTTGTTTACCTGCGCTGATGTAGGTCAAAGCTTTACGATTACGCTTTTTGGAAATGACCCTTCGGGTAACCTGGGTGCTGCTACGGCTGTAGTTACTGTGGCCGATGTTATGGCGCCTAACGTAATTACGCAAAACATTACCGTACAGCTAAACGAAAGCGGACAGGCAACAATAACACCTGCTCAAATCAATAACGGTTCGACAGACAATTGCGGTATTGCTTCTTATGCTTTAAGCAAGACTACTTTTAACTGTTCTGAAACCGGAGCCAATACGGTAACGCTTTCTGTAACCGATATTCACGGAAACGTAGGAACTGCAACGGCTGTTGTAACCGTTCAGGATACTACAAACCCAACTATCCTTACTCAAAACATTACTGTACAACTGGATGCTAACGGACAGACTACAATTGTTCCGGCCCAAATCAACAATGGTTCTTTTGATAATTGTGCTATCACAGCATTGGCGCTGGATATTACTTCTTTTGACTGTACAGACATTGGTGCCAATACGGTAACTTTAACCGGAACTGATGCCAGCGGAAACTCGGCTTCAAATACGGCTATTGTAACTGTACAGGATTTGATTGCTCCGATTGTTCTTACACAGAATATCACAGTTCAATTGGATGCTAACGGACAGGCTACTATCATTCCCGCTCAAATCAACAATGCATCGACAGACAACTGTGCAATTGCTACTTATGCACTTGACGTAACATCTTTCGATTGTACAAATGTGGGTGCAAACACGGTAACGCTTACTGTAACCGATGTGAACGGAAATTCGGCTTCAAATACGGCTGTTGTAACCGTAGAAGATGTAATTGCCCCAACAGTACTTACACAGAATATCACTGTACAATTGGACGCTAACGGACAGGCGACAATCACTCCTGCCCAAATCAACAATGCGTCGACAGACAACTGTACAATTGCTACTTACACGCTTGATATTACAGCTTTCGACTGTACAAATGTAGGCGCAAACACGGTAACGCTTACTGTAACGGACGTGAACGGAAATTCCGCTTCGAATACGGCAGTAGTAACAGTCGAAGACAATATTGCTCCTATTGTACTTACACAGAACATCACTGTACAATTGGATGCTAACGGACAGGCTACAATCACTCCTGCCCAAATCAACAGTGCTTCGACAGACAACTGTACGATTGCTACGTATGTTCTCGACATCACAGCTTTCGACTGTACAAATGTGGGAGCAAACACGGTAACGCTTACTGTAACCGATGTGAACGGAAATTCCGCTTCGAATACGGCAGTAGTAACAGTCGAAGACAATATTGCTCCTATTGTACTTACACAGAACATCACTGTACAATTGGATGCTAACGGACAGGCGACAATTACTCCTGCCCAAATCAACAATGCTTCAACAGACAACTGTGCAATTGCTACGTATGTTCTTGACATTACAGCTTTCGACTGTACAAACGTGGGTACCAATACGGTAACGCTTACTGTAACCGATGTAAACGGAAACGTTGCTACTAACACAGCAGTAGTAACTGTTGAAGACGTACTTGCTCCTATTGTTCTTACACAAAACATTACGGTTGAATTGGATGCAAACGGTCAGGCTACTATCACACCTGCTCAAATCAACAATGCGTCTACAGACAATTGTGCCATTGCTACCTATACTTTAGACATTACCAGCTTTAACTGTGCTAATGTAGGTCCGAATACCGTAGTACTGACTGTAACCGATATCCATGGAAATTCGGCTTCAAATACAGCGGTAGTAACAGTGGAAGACAACATCAACCCAACTGTTCTTACACAGAACATCACGGTTCAGTTAGATGCAAACGGACAGGCGACAATTACGCCGGCTCAAATCAACAATGGTTCATTTGACAACTGTACGATTGCTACTTATGTTCTTGACACTACAACTTTCGACTGTACAAATGTTGGAACAAATACAGTCACATTAACTGTAACTGATGTGAACGGAAATTCAGCTTCTAACACAGCTGTGGTAACTGTTGAAGACAACATCCTTCCAACGATGATTGCTCAAAACGTAACCGTTCACCTAAACATCAATGGTGAATATACATTGACAACGGCTGATGTGGATAATGGTTCATTTGACAACTGTGCTATCGAAACAATGGGTATTTCCCGCACTTTCTTTAACTGTTCAGACATAGGAACGACCAATACGATTACGTTATTTGGTGTTGATGTTAACGGAAATTATGCTTCTACCACCGCGATAATAACTGTTGCCGATATGATGGCTCCAACTGTAAGAACACAAAACATTACAGTGGAATTGGATGCTAACGGACAGGCTACAATCACACCTGCACAAATCAATAATGGTTCAACAGACAATTGTGGAATTGCAACGTATGCATTGGACATTACAAGCTTTAATTGTACAAATGTTGGTGCTAACACGGTAACTCTGACTGTAACTGACAATTATGGAAATGCGGCTTCAAATACCGCTACTGTAACCGTAATTGATACGGTTAATCCAATTGTAAACACGCAGAACATCATAGTTCAGCTGGATGCTAACGGACAGGCTACTATTATGCCTGCTCAAATCAATAATGCATCAACAGACAATTGCGGCATTGCAACGTATACTCTTGATATCACAGATTTCAATTGTACAAATACAGGTGCTAATACAGTAACATTGACAGTAACTGATGTAAATGGAAACTCGGCTTCTAATACAGCTATTGTAACTGTAGAAGATGTTATAGCCCCGACTGTTCTAACGCAGAATATTTCAGTACAGTTAGAGGCTAACGGACAGGTTACAATTACCCCTGCTCAAATCAACAATGGTTCGACAGACAATTGTACTATTGCAACTTATACGTTAGACATTACAGAATTTAACTGTACTAACATAGGTGCCAATACGGTAACGCTTACAGCTACTGACGCCAGCGGAAATGCTTCTTCAGCAACAGCTGTAGTAACAGTAGAAGACACTATTGCTCCAACAGTAATCACGCAGAATATTACGGTTCAGCTGGATGCTAACGGACAGGCTTCAATTACAGCAGCTCAGATTGACAATGGTTCAGCAGACAGCTGTGGAATCGCAACCTATGTTCTTGACATTACAGATTTCACTTGTGCAAACGTAGGCGCCAACACAGTAACCTTAACTGTGACTGATGTTAACGGAAACACGGCTTCCAATACCGCTGTCGTGACAGTTGCTGATTCAGTTGCTCCAACAGTAATTACACAGAACATAACGGTTCAATTGGATATCAACGGACAGGCTACTATCACACCTGCTCAGATAAATAACGGTTCGACAGACAATTGCGGTATCTCGGGCTACACACTTGACAAGACTAACTTCTCTTGCTCAAATGTGGGTAACAACACGGTAATCTTAAGTGTAACTGATGTTAACGGAAATGTTGCTACTCAAACAGCAACAGTAACGGTTCAGGATGCAATGGCTCCATTCGCAATCACACAAGATGTGACTATTTCTCTTGATGCTGACGGAATGGCCTATATCACGGTTGCAGACATTAACAACGGTTCTTCAGACAATTGTGGCATTGCTTCAATTACGTTAAGCCAGACAGCATTCAATTGTGGTGAAACAGGAACTAATTTCGTGACAATGACAGTTACGGATATTCATGGAAATGTTTCATCGGCAGAGGCTGCAGTAACGGTTATCAATACTTTCGGTGATAATGACGGCGACGGTATTCCTGACAATTGTGATTCTGATGATGATAATGATGGTATAGAAGACTCTGTTGACAACTGTCCGTTTACTTACAACCCAGACCAGACCGATACTGACAATGACGGTATAGGCGATGCTTGTGACGACGATTATGATAACGACGGCGTTCCGAACGATATCGATAACTGTCCTTACACCTACAACCCGGGTCAGGAAGATATTGACAAAGACGGAATCGGAGACGTTTGCGACTTGACAGAAATCAACATTTCTCAAGCATTTACACCAAACAATGACGGAATCAACGATACATGGCAGATTATCAACATCACCAACTATCCAAATTCTGTAGTAAAAGTGTTTAACCGATGGGGTTCTGAAGTATTCAGCGCCAAAGGATACAAAAATGATTGGAATGGTCATTATAAAGGTTCCAGCAATCCGCTGCCTGAATCCTCATACTATTACCAAATTGATTTAGGAAACGGAACTCCTGTTTATGAAGGATGGATTTACTTAACCCGATAA
- a CDS encoding PorP/SprF family type IX secretion system membrane protein, producing MKTLNKLSTVLLFFFAAYAYGQQETSFTFYRNNMNIINPAYAGADGETIVSSSFKTQWAGVKDAPETQAVSFGTPTGKKLGIGLSIINDKTFVEKQTSVFADFSYLVPLNETLDLYLGVKAGGNFYDVNVNGLQTYNVESDPSLVSINRFNPNFGIGAYLKHKKFYVSLSTPKMLSTQRAKNEDGVATVASDRPHIYLSGGYDIILNENFMLQPSTLLRYVNGAPVSMDLTGVVTYKQQFGLGVAYRTDKAINGLATIKVNNWFDFGYAYEHSLRDEIASATSGTHEFYLRFNLTPKAN from the coding sequence ATGAAAACACTCAATAAATTAAGCACTGTACTGTTATTTTTCTTTGCCGCTTATGCATACGGGCAACAGGAAACCAGCTTTACATTTTACAGAAACAATATGAACATCATCAACCCTGCTTATGCAGGGGCTGATGGTGAAACCATAGTCTCAAGCAGCTTTAAGACACAATGGGCAGGAGTAAAAGATGCTCCGGAAACCCAAGCTGTGTCTTTTGGAACGCCAACAGGAAAAAAATTAGGAATCGGACTTTCGATTATTAACGATAAGACATTCGTTGAAAAACAGACTTCTGTTTTTGCTGATTTCTCATATCTGGTTCCTTTGAATGAAACCCTTGACCTGTACCTGGGAGTAAAAGCGGGCGGAAATTTTTATGATGTAAACGTGAACGGATTACAGACCTATAATGTAGAATCTGACCCGTCATTGGTAAGCATCAACCGATTCAATCCTAATTTCGGTATTGGAGCTTATTTAAAGCACAAGAAATTTTATGTCTCGCTTTCTACTCCAAAAATGTTGAGCACACAGCGTGCTAAAAATGAAGACGGAGTGGCAACAGTTGCTTCCGACAGACCTCATATTTACCTAAGTGGTGGTTATGACATCATCCTGAATGAGAACTTTATGTTACAGCCTTCTACCTTGCTTCGTTATGTAAACGGCGCTCCGGTTTCAATGGACCTTACTGGTGTTGTTACTTACAAACAGCAGTTTGGACTTGGAGTTGCCTACAGAACAGACAAAGCCATCAACGGATTGGCAACCATAAAGGTTAACAACTGGTTTGATTTTGGGTATGCTTATGAACATTCCTTACGAGATGAAATTGCAAGCGCAACAAGCGGGACGCATGAATTTTACTTGAGATTCAACCTAACGCCAAAAGCGAATTAA
- a CDS encoding HAD domain-containing protein, which yields MNEVYGERKNIYLCKMLILLDIDGVMVPANSWRKPEFLDDGFPVFSNGATKALQKLISETSANILLTTSHKSKYSIDKWREIFLLRGIDVQSIDVLPENTLGLNRREEIMKWIDIQKVHSHYIIIDDDKSLNALPGFVKANLLQTSGSIGLTEYQVEEVLEKISDMA from the coding sequence TTGAACGAAGTTTATGGGGAAAGAAAAAACATCTACCTTTGTAAGATGCTAATACTGTTGGATATAGATGGAGTAATGGTTCCTGCTAACTCTTGGAGAAAACCTGAATTTTTAGATGATGGTTTCCCTGTTTTTAGTAATGGAGCAACTAAAGCACTTCAGAAACTTATTTCTGAAACAAGTGCAAATATTCTATTGACCACTTCTCATAAATCGAAATACTCTATTGATAAATGGAGAGAAATATTTCTATTAAGAGGAATTGATGTTCAAAGTATTGATGTTTTGCCTGAAAATACTTTGGGATTAAACAGAAGAGAAGAAATAATGAAATGGATAGATATCCAAAAAGTACATAGTCATTACATCATTATTGATGATGATAAATCGCTAAATGCCCTACCAGGTTTTGTTAAAGCTAATCTTTTGCAAACAAGTGGTTCTATAGGATTAACAGAATATCAAGTAGAAGAGGTATTGGAAAAAATATCTGATATGGCATAA